DNA from Leptospira harrisiae:
TCAAATTGGGAATAGAGTTTGATGCGGGGTAGGTTTAAAAGATCGGAAAGGATCCATTCTGCGTCCACGCGGGGATTTGGAATTTCTTTTTTCTCTAGAAATTCTGTAGATCGTTTGAGATAATATAGAAGGGTTCCTGGTTGTTCCGCCATAATTTTTGCCCCCAACAGGATTCGAACCTGTGTCCCCAGTTTAGGAAACTAGTGCTCTATCCACCTGAGCTATGGGAGCTTTTACGTAGGTTTACGTTTCTGATTCACTATCCTTTGGAAATCGGAGATATTGTGAATAACAATTTTATCCGGATAGAGATCTAGTTTGCCTGTTTTTACATACTGCATGAGCACCTTTTGGACTTCTCCAACAGGTTGGGCACACCAATTGGCAATGTCATCCACAGTAGCAGAAAGGATAATTTCATTATAAACATCATTGTTATACTGCTTTTCGTATAACATTACAAAGACGTCACAGACTTTTCCAATGATATCATCCATAAGAAGGATCATAAGGCGACGTTTTTGGTCATAAATCCGAAAGGAAAAAATATGAAGGAGTTTCATTGCCAGGGCTGGGTTTTTGGTCATTAACATTTCGAAATTGGCTCGGTTGAAGTTCAGAGCTTTCACTTCTGTCACCGCAATAGCAGTGGCAGAACGAGGTTGTTCTTCTAAAATGGCCATCTCTCCCAAAATATCCCCAGCTTCCAATACATCTAAGGTTTTGATACTGGTTCCAATGGTCTTTGTGATTTTTACCTTTCCTTCTTTGATGAGGTAAAAGTCGTTTCCTGGTTCATATTCACAAAATAAAACTTCGTTTGGTTGGAAAACTTTTCCAAACTTTCCAAACATAGCTTCTAACATTTGGTCGTTCACTAT
Protein-coding regions in this window:
- a CDS encoding Crp/Fnr family transcriptional regulator, with product MLEAMFGKFGKVFQPNEVLFCEYEPGNDFYLIKEGKVKITKTIGTSIKTLDVLEAGDILGEMAILEEQPRSATAIAVTEVKALNFNRANFEMLMTKNPALAMKLLHIFSFRIYDQKRRLMILLMDDIIGKVCDVFVMLYEKQYNNDVYNEIILSATVDDIANWCAQPVGEVQKVLMQYVKTGKLDLYPDKIVIHNISDFQRIVNQKRKPT